A stretch of the Actinotalea sp. JY-7876 genome encodes the following:
- a CDS encoding DUF3152 domain-containing protein, which yields MPSHVDPSPRGRAPVRRLLERRVPAGALAVAALLGLGAGVATGAVAQGPTTVAVARALERDVVGADGPSTSEPAPSAETDPTGVARTADGVAVPRDVPAAPATVPLPAPPAAAAVLDPNAVDAAGLTLADRQAGLLAAAVPESASGTLVVVPGSVAAPAPERPVRTIRVEVEVGLEVDGALFAETVMATLNDPRGWGADGSVTFARTDGPADIRVVLASPSLVDEMCAPLETEGLFSCGTRGHAVLNVRRWVQGTDEFADRTTYRQYLVNHEVGHLLGKRHVECPAPGATAPIMQQQTVGVAPCVANGWPFPG from the coding sequence GTGCCCTCCCACGTCGACCCGTCGCCCCGGGGCCGCGCCCCGGTGCGCCGCCTGCTCGAGCGCCGCGTGCCGGCGGGCGCACTCGCGGTGGCGGCGCTGCTCGGGCTCGGCGCCGGCGTCGCAACCGGTGCCGTGGCGCAGGGCCCGACGACCGTCGCGGTCGCGCGCGCCCTCGAGCGCGACGTGGTCGGGGCGGACGGACCCTCGACGTCGGAGCCGGCGCCCTCCGCGGAGACCGACCCGACGGGGGTCGCGCGGACGGCCGACGGTGTCGCCGTGCCGCGCGACGTGCCCGCCGCCCCCGCCACCGTGCCGCTGCCCGCGCCCCCGGCGGCCGCCGCCGTGCTCGACCCCAACGCCGTCGACGCCGCGGGTCTCACGCTCGCCGACCGGCAGGCGGGCCTGCTCGCGGCCGCCGTCCCGGAGTCGGCGTCGGGCACGCTCGTCGTCGTGCCGGGGAGCGTGGCCGCGCCGGCACCGGAGCGCCCCGTCCGGACGATCCGCGTGGAGGTCGAGGTCGGTCTGGAGGTCGACGGCGCCCTCTTCGCCGAGACCGTGATGGCGACGCTGAACGACCCGCGCGGGTGGGGCGCCGACGGCTCGGTGACCTTCGCGCGGACGGACGGGCCCGCCGACATCCGCGTGGTCCTCGCCTCGCCGTCGCTGGTCGACGAGATGTGCGCGCCGCTCGAGACCGAGGGCCTCTTCTCGTGCGGCACCCGGGGCCACGCCGTGCTCAACGTCCGGCGCTGGGTGCAGGGGACCGACGAGTTCGCCGACCGCACGACGTACCGGCAGTACCTGGTCAACCACGAGGTAGGCCACCTGCTGGGCAAGCGCCACGTCGAGTGCCCGGCCCCCGGGGCGACGGCGCCGATCATGCAGCAGCAGACGGTCGGCGTCGCGCCCTGCGTCGCCAACGGCTGGCCGTTCCCCGGCTGA
- a CDS encoding class I SAM-dependent methyltransferase: MEHPSTGPTTAAPPAGDTYTFGDTPTAARRLALLAEVFDPPTRSLLASWRPEAPGLAVDLGCGPGHTTRLLHDVGAARRTVGLERSAEYVARGRAGLPAGAEIVEHDVTVAPLPVPPVDLALARFLLTHLADPGGALAVWTSALAPAGRLLAQETAHMSSADPVLARYYELVAQLQRHHGQALDIGARLADLARATPGTRVLHADVVPLRPAVPAMAALHAMNVRTWRTDPYAAAAFDPVELDELTDALDALAGGAHPTGPVEMGLAEVVLERVGD, from the coding sequence ATGGAGCACCCCAGCACCGGACCGACGACGGCCGCGCCGCCCGCCGGCGACACCTACACCTTCGGGGACACGCCGACGGCGGCACGACGGCTCGCCCTGCTGGCCGAGGTCTTCGACCCGCCGACCCGGTCGCTCCTGGCGAGCTGGCGACCGGAGGCGCCGGGGCTGGCCGTCGACCTGGGGTGCGGACCCGGCCACACGACCCGTCTGCTGCACGACGTCGGCGCCGCGCGACGCACCGTAGGTCTGGAGCGCTCCGCGGAGTACGTCGCCCGCGGCCGAGCGGGCCTGCCGGCGGGCGCGGAGATCGTGGAGCACGACGTCACGGTCGCGCCGCTCCCCGTGCCACCGGTGGATCTGGCCCTCGCACGCTTCCTGCTCACGCACCTCGCGGACCCGGGCGGCGCGCTGGCGGTGTGGACCTCCGCACTCGCGCCCGCCGGTCGGCTGCTGGCCCAGGAGACCGCGCACATGTCGTCCGCCGACCCGGTGCTCGCGCGCTACTACGAGCTCGTCGCGCAGCTGCAGCGCCACCACGGGCAGGCCCTGGACATCGGCGCCCGCCTGGCCGACCTCGCGCGGGCGACGCCGGGCACGCGCGTCCTGCACGCGGACGTGGTGCCGCTGCGCCCCGCCGTGCCCGCGATGGCGGCGCTGCACGCGATGAACGTGCGCACGTGGCGGACGGACCCGTACGCGGCGGCGGCGTTCGACCCCGTGGAGCTCGACGAGCTCACGGACGCGCTCGACGCGCTCGCCGGGGGCGCGCACCCCACCGGCCCGGTCGAGATGGGCCTCGCCGAGGTGGTGCTGGAGCGGGTCGGGGACTGA
- a CDS encoding phosphotransferase produces MPRSPLALAALATVAVPGLDAFDVRRAAHPAAGVDTAVVIDATGRRWVVRAPATPGAGAALEAEVALLETLVRHVDAGDLPFDVPRTVGSAHLPEGGRAFVHAQLPGRPLRLERLGPGPGLAASVGRAVASLHELPTSVVEDAGLPVYEAEDYRRRRLAEVDEAARTGHVPTSLLRRWERALEDVGMWRFRPTVVHGDLSAEHVLCRGDEAAGILGWSEAKVADPADDLAWLLVAAPQEGVDPILEAYNLRRTELTDRNLAARALLAGELALARWLLHGVRSDDAAIVDDATAMLDDLAAHTAEVSPVVEVPAPAVAPGWTATDGPDDAAEPHDAERDEAVVDGDASEDEADVSEDGADDADARRARDDATDEPQAAGDDASPDDAPADAPGEPDGEQADGEQTGSAPAGSEQPEDPAPGADEDDVRSPGSA; encoded by the coding sequence GTGCCACGCTCTCCGCTCGCCCTCGCGGCTCTCGCCACCGTCGCTGTGCCCGGCCTGGACGCGTTCGACGTGCGGCGGGCCGCCCACCCCGCGGCCGGCGTGGACACCGCCGTCGTCATCGACGCGACGGGCCGGCGCTGGGTCGTCCGCGCGCCCGCGACCCCGGGCGCCGGGGCCGCGCTCGAGGCCGAGGTGGCGCTGCTCGAGACGCTCGTGCGCCACGTGGACGCCGGCGACCTCCCGTTCGACGTGCCGCGGACCGTCGGATCGGCACACCTGCCCGAGGGGGGACGCGCCTTCGTGCACGCGCAGCTGCCGGGCCGGCCCCTGCGCCTCGAGCGGCTCGGCCCCGGCCCCGGCCTGGCCGCCTCCGTCGGGCGCGCGGTGGCGTCCCTGCACGAGCTGCCCACGAGCGTGGTGGAGGACGCAGGGCTGCCGGTGTACGAGGCGGAGGACTACCGCCGACGCCGGCTCGCCGAGGTCGACGAGGCCGCCCGGACCGGCCACGTGCCGACGTCGCTGCTGCGGCGCTGGGAGCGTGCGCTCGAGGACGTCGGGATGTGGCGCTTCCGGCCGACCGTCGTCCACGGCGACCTGTCCGCCGAGCACGTGCTGTGCCGCGGCGACGAGGCGGCGGGCATCCTCGGCTGGTCGGAGGCGAAGGTCGCCGACCCCGCCGACGACCTCGCCTGGCTGCTCGTGGCGGCGCCGCAGGAGGGCGTCGACCCGATCCTCGAGGCGTACAACCTGCGCCGGACCGAGCTCACCGACCGCAACCTCGCCGCGCGGGCGCTGCTCGCCGGCGAGCTGGCCCTGGCACGGTGGCTGCTCCACGGCGTGCGCTCGGACGACGCGGCCATCGTGGACGACGCCACCGCCATGCTCGACGACCTCGCCGCGCACACCGCCGAGGTCTCCCCCGTCGTCGAGGTGCCCGCGCCGGCCGTGGCCCCCGGCTGGACGGCCACCGACGGGCCCGACGACGCGGCGGAGCCGCACGACGCAGAGCGCGACGAGGCCGTGGTCGACGGCGACGCGAGCGAGGACGAGGCGGACGTGAGCGAGGACGGTGCGGACGACGCCGACGCGCGTCGGGCGCGCGACGACGCCACGGACGAGCCGCAGGCCGCCGGCGACGACGCATCCCCGGATGACGCCCCCGCCGACGCGCCGGGCGAGCCCGACGGCGAGCAGGCCGACGGCGAGCAGACCGGCAGCGCGCCGGCCGGAAGCGAGCAGCCCGAGGACCCGGCCCCCGGCGCGGACGAGGACGACGTCCGGTCGCCCGGCTCGGCCTGA
- a CDS encoding TetR/AcrR family transcriptional regulator codes for MTSPGHRPRAARMDRDTRRAQVLAVAQDLFAREGYHHVSMDDIAERAEVSKPVLYRHFPSKLDLYLAVVDHRGEALVAAVDDALATAGRGDQQNGRAVVRGIVQAYVEFVEHAGDSFSLLFESDVTRDSGVRSRVEQASADAAHAICRALRELAGLPPEQAELLSSALVGMARVAATTRYRSREVGVEDTVELVTQLAWRGVAGLVRDRESPEPTGT; via the coding sequence ATGACCAGTCCTGGGCACCGGCCCCGCGCCGCGCGCATGGATCGCGATACGCGACGCGCCCAGGTGCTCGCCGTCGCGCAGGACCTGTTCGCGCGCGAGGGCTATCACCACGTCTCGATGGACGACATCGCCGAGCGTGCCGAGGTCAGCAAGCCGGTGCTCTACCGCCACTTCCCGTCCAAGCTCGACCTGTACCTCGCCGTCGTCGACCACCGTGGCGAGGCGCTCGTGGCCGCCGTCGACGACGCCCTGGCGACGGCCGGCCGGGGTGACCAGCAGAACGGCCGCGCCGTCGTCCGCGGGATCGTCCAGGCCTACGTCGAGTTCGTGGAGCACGCCGGCGACTCCTTCTCCCTGCTGTTCGAGTCGGACGTGACCCGGGACAGCGGTGTGCGCTCGCGCGTCGAGCAGGCCTCCGCGGACGCCGCGCACGCGATCTGCCGGGCCCTGCGCGAGCTGGCCGGGCTGCCCCCGGAGCAGGCGGAGCTGCTGAGCTCGGCCCTCGTGGGCATGGCCCGGGTGGCCGCCACGACCCGCTACCGCTCGCGGGAGGTCGGCGTCGAGGACACCGTGGAGCTGGTCACCCAGCTCGCCTGGCGCGGCGTCGCGGGCCTGGTCCGCGACCGCGAGTCCCCCGAGCCCACCGGCACGTGA
- a CDS encoding DUF3107 domain-containing protein, translating to MGVEITIGVQHVARELVLETDQTSDDVVKGVLKALEVGAPVELTDTRGRRVVVPASAVGYVEIGGDEKGKVGFHNL from the coding sequence ATGGGCGTGGAGATCACGATCGGTGTGCAGCACGTAGCACGGGAGCTGGTGCTGGAGACCGACCAGACCTCGGACGACGTCGTCAAGGGCGTGCTCAAGGCGCTCGAGGTGGGCGCGCCCGTCGAGCTGACGGACACCCGCGGCCGCCGCGTCGTGGTCCCGGCGTCCGCGGTGGGCTACGTCGAGATCGGCGGCGACGAGAAGGGCAAGGTCGGCTTCCACAACCTCTGA
- a CDS encoding ATP-dependent DNA helicase translates to MTVTLVPPPVRTAALAPDADQRRVVEHRGPALLVRGAAGTGKTTTALALVAERVASGEVRTEDVLVLAPTRRAAARLRDDLSARLGRTTGQPVVRTPASAAFSILRARASLLGEPAPTLISGPEQDLVLAELLAGHAAGEGARVAWPARVPAAAVGLRAFRDELRDLLMRAAERGLRPAELARLGEEHGRPEWVSAAAVYAEYLDVTRLRSGTPDAGARYDAAVVVDEAAEALHAWEQEVPGAPRPSWRLVVVDDYQETTAATARLLHVLVAGGADLVLLADPDAAVQTFRGATPGLAERAGAAPGSGLGAFGADEVVLGTVWRHGGALRDVVRAVTREIRGPGRSQRAAAPAPGAHDGEVTVRFLRSPAQEAAYVAHALRSAHLHDGVAWSRMAVVVRSGGQVTELRRALLAAQVPVAVVGSDVALRAEPAVRPLLLALGAVLSPRELDAELAAELLVSPLGGIDAVGLRRVRRALRAEELAGGGDRSSDELLVEALGAPERSATLPVQVRRPVQRLARVIGAGREAAGAAGAGVLDVLWALWSAADLAEPWRRRALAGGTGGARADRDLDAVLALFKAAEQFVDRLPMAPPTAFLDHLRAQDLPADSLAAQGDVQESVPVLTAAAAAGGEWDVCVVAGVQEGIWPDLRLRDSLLGAQHLVELLAGRAVPAASAAAPGASVPAVSAEARAAVLDDELRAFAVAVSRARRRLLVTAVQDTDHQPSGLLDLLGPDPAEGAGDPRLVAVPPPLDLRAVVARCRATLEGAALARPLAEPALADHPAAALLRRLAAEGVPGADPAQWYGVCEPSTSAPLWPADGPVPLSPSKIESAATCALRWALEAAGGTAADSGEQSLGTLVHAVAAALPRGDEAELAALLDERWGELRLGDGWVGSVQRRRADAMVRHLARYLRDAGDVVAVEEPFEARVGRVLLRGTVDRLERVPADDEGPDRVRVVDLKTGRATVSADAAGRHAQLGAYQEAVAAGAFAERVGQARPGGAALVYVGTTQKSPPVREQAAPERDAEPDWARRLLDDVATTVSASAMAATTNDLCRRCPVARSCPAQPEGRVVGA, encoded by the coding sequence GTGACGGTCACCCTGGTTCCCCCGCCGGTCCGCACGGCCGCGCTCGCGCCGGACGCGGACCAGCGGCGTGTCGTCGAGCACCGCGGGCCGGCGCTGCTGGTCCGCGGGGCCGCGGGCACCGGCAAGACGACGACGGCGCTCGCGCTCGTCGCCGAGCGCGTGGCGTCGGGCGAGGTGCGCACCGAGGACGTGCTCGTGCTCGCGCCCACGCGACGCGCCGCGGCGCGCCTGCGCGACGACCTCTCGGCGCGCCTGGGCCGGACCACGGGGCAGCCCGTGGTGCGCACGCCGGCGTCCGCGGCCTTCTCGATCCTGCGCGCGCGTGCCTCGCTCCTCGGTGAGCCCGCGCCGACGTTGATCTCCGGCCCGGAGCAGGACCTCGTCCTGGCGGAGCTGCTCGCGGGTCACGCGGCGGGCGAGGGGGCGCGGGTGGCCTGGCCGGCGCGCGTGCCGGCGGCCGCGGTCGGCCTGCGCGCCTTCCGGGACGAGCTCCGGGACCTGCTGATGCGGGCGGCGGAGCGCGGCCTGCGCCCGGCCGAGCTGGCACGCCTCGGCGAGGAGCACGGGCGGCCCGAGTGGGTCTCGGCCGCCGCCGTCTACGCCGAGTACCTGGACGTCACGCGGCTGCGCTCGGGGACGCCGGACGCCGGCGCCCGGTACGACGCCGCCGTCGTGGTGGACGAGGCCGCCGAGGCCCTCCACGCCTGGGAGCAGGAGGTGCCCGGCGCTCCGCGCCCGTCCTGGCGGCTCGTCGTCGTGGACGACTACCAGGAGACCACGGCGGCCACGGCACGGCTGCTGCACGTCCTGGTCGCCGGCGGCGCCGACCTCGTGCTGCTCGCGGACCCGGACGCCGCCGTCCAGACCTTCCGCGGTGCGACCCCGGGTCTGGCCGAGCGGGCGGGCGCCGCGCCGGGTTCCGGGCTGGGGGCCTTCGGCGCGGACGAGGTGGTGCTCGGGACCGTGTGGCGGCACGGGGGCGCGCTGCGCGACGTGGTGCGTGCGGTGACGCGCGAGATCCGCGGGCCCGGCCGGAGCCAGCGGGCCGCGGCGCCCGCGCCCGGGGCGCACGACGGCGAGGTCACCGTGCGGTTCCTGCGCTCGCCCGCCCAGGAGGCCGCCTACGTCGCGCACGCGCTGCGCTCGGCGCACCTGCACGACGGCGTGGCGTGGAGCCGGATGGCCGTCGTGGTGCGGTCGGGCGGGCAGGTGACCGAGCTCCGCCGCGCCCTGCTGGCGGCCCAGGTGCCCGTCGCCGTCGTGGGCAGCGACGTCGCGCTGCGCGCCGAGCCCGCCGTGCGGCCCCTGCTCCTCGCGCTCGGGGCGGTGCTCAGCCCCCGTGAGCTCGACGCCGAGCTCGCGGCGGAGCTACTGGTCTCGCCGCTGGGCGGGATCGACGCCGTCGGGCTGCGGCGCGTGCGCCGGGCCCTGCGGGCCGAGGAGCTCGCGGGTGGCGGGGACAGGTCGAGCGACGAGCTGCTGGTGGAGGCGCTCGGCGCACCCGAGCGGTCCGCCACCCTGCCGGTGCAGGTGCGTCGCCCGGTGCAGCGCCTCGCGCGCGTGATCGGCGCCGGGCGCGAGGCGGCCGGTGCGGCGGGGGCCGGGGTCCTCGACGTGCTCTGGGCGCTGTGGTCGGCGGCGGACCTCGCGGAGCCGTGGCGCCGGCGGGCGCTCGCGGGCGGGACCGGCGGCGCCCGCGCCGACCGGGACCTGGACGCGGTGCTGGCGCTGTTCAAGGCCGCCGAGCAGTTCGTCGACCGCCTGCCGATGGCGCCCCCGACCGCGTTCCTCGACCACCTGCGCGCGCAGGACCTGCCGGCGGACTCGCTCGCGGCCCAGGGCGACGTCCAGGAGTCCGTGCCCGTCCTGACGGCGGCGGCAGCCGCGGGCGGTGAGTGGGACGTCTGCGTCGTCGCGGGCGTCCAGGAGGGGATCTGGCCGGACCTGCGGCTGCGCGACTCGCTGCTCGGTGCCCAGCACCTGGTCGAGCTCCTCGCGGGCCGGGCGGTCCCTGCCGCCTCGGCCGCCGCCCCCGGTGCCTCCGTGCCGGCGGTCTCGGCCGAGGCCCGCGCGGCGGTGCTCGACGACGAGCTTCGGGCCTTCGCCGTGGCCGTGTCGCGCGCGCGGCGGCGCCTGCTCGTGACCGCCGTCCAGGACACCGACCACCAGCCCTCGGGGCTGCTGGACCTCCTGGGCCCCGACCCGGCCGAGGGCGCCGGCGACCCGCGGCTCGTAGCCGTGCCGCCGCCGCTCGACCTGCGCGCGGTGGTCGCGCGCTGCCGCGCGACGCTCGAGGGCGCGGCGCTGGCCCGCCCGCTCGCGGAGCCGGCGCTCGCGGACCACCCGGCCGCGGCGCTCCTGCGCCGGCTGGCCGCGGAGGGCGTGCCCGGTGCGGACCCGGCCCAGTGGTACGGCGTGTGCGAGCCATCCACGTCGGCGCCCCTGTGGCCGGCCGACGGGCCGGTCCCGCTCTCGCCGTCGAAGATCGAGTCGGCGGCGACCTGCGCCCTGCGGTGGGCGCTCGAGGCGGCCGGCGGCACCGCCGCCGACTCCGGCGAGCAGTCCCTGGGCACCCTCGTCCACGCCGTCGCGGCCGCGCTGCCCCGGGGCGATGAGGCCGAGCTCGCCGCGCTCCTCGACGAGCGCTGGGGCGAGCTGCGCCTGGGCGACGGCTGGGTCGGCTCCGTCCAGCGCCGCCGTGCGGACGCCATGGTCCGGCACCTGGCGCGGTACCTGCGCGACGCCGGTGACGTGGTGGCGGTCGAGGAGCCGTTCGAGGCGCGCGTGGGCCGGGTGCTCCTGCGCGGCACGGTCGACCGTCTCGAACGCGTGCCCGCGGACGACGAGGGCCCGGACCGGGTGCGGGTCGTCGACCTGAAGACCGGCCGCGCGACCGTCTCGGCGGACGCCGCCGGGCGGCACGCGCAGCTCGGGGCCTACCAGGAGGCCGTGGCCGCCGGCGCCTTCGCCGAGCGGGTCGGCCAGGCGCGTCCCGGCGGTGCGGCCCTGGTGTACGTCGGCACCACGCAGAAGAGCCCACCCGTGCGCGAGCAGGCGGCGCCGGAGCGCGACGCCGAGCCCGACTGGGCCCGGCGCCTCCTCGACGACGTCGCCACGACGGTCAGCGCGTCGGCGATGGCGGCCACGACCAACGACCTGTGCCGGCGCTGCCCGGTGGCGCGCTCGTGCCCCGCCCAGCCCGAGGGGCGGGTGGTGGGCGCATGA
- a CDS encoding ATP-dependent DNA helicase: MTLTELAADAGAVPAGGPAEAPVRLGAADVARMLGLPEPTPEQVAVIEAPLEPLLVVAGAGSGKTETMSARVVHLIANGLVQPDQVLGLTFTRKAAGELSERVRRRLRALRLVSRRDLDQPTLVVPTISTYNSYAAGLVGDHALRLGIEPSSRLLGEAARWQLAHDVVEHWAGDLDVDLAPSTVTAAVLDLAGGLAEHLVEPDRLRDEAARLVDRLAALPPGTARAKDEKLVREVGASLALRARLVDLVEEFTARKREGDLVDFADQVALAARLAREVPDVGAGERARFAVVLLDEYQDTSVAQLSLLRHLFGGAGDGLGHPVTAVGDPHQSIYGWRGASAGGLERFPLDFPLRSGPDGPVPAAHRALSTSWRNDEQVLRVANATAAPLRAAAERGAGVSLPELRARPGAGAGEVVAAYLETIEDEARAVAEFVRERRTRPDDGTGTAEPRTAAVLCRKRSQFAPLQAALLDAGLPVEVVGLGGLLSAPEVVDLVAALEAAHDPSRGDSLMRLLTGPRARLGLADLHALGDWSREAGQDQHPRQGRGTSGPDVLDERSIVDALDALPPAGWVSRRGRELSAPGRARLADLGTLLRALRGLTFLPVVDLVAEAERLLGLDIEVAARPGIAPGTARANLDAFRSVAAGFSDTEGGTLGAFLAWLDAAQREERGLEAPVGDMDPGAVQLLTVHASKGLEWDVVAVPGMVAKTFPMSPRTSGWVKDRGALPTSLRGDRDSLPDVELSVATDRRDAAERIEQYVADHGAHQLDEERRLAYVALTRARRHLFVSGSVWRDAQRPTPPSVFLTEVVETVGPGCVLEWAPDPAAPDEDGVPRTPQKPPPPVAAAPTWPSPAPFGERRHAALAAAAAAVRSGGGEGPALGTGAAGQSGARPASELEQTVELLLEERRRGRAEQSGVALPAHLSASALVRLAADRDAFALQLRRPVPLAPSTHARRGTAFHAWVERYYGRAALVDVDALPGAGDEAADVLDLAALQEAFLASPWASRTPSAVEVDVETPVGGVVLRSRIDAVFPEPDGGVVVVDWKTGRPPADAAGAAARELQLAVYRLAWSRWTGKPLDRVRAAFFYVAAGVTVRPERLLGAEELESLLRGGGGAPSA, translated from the coding sequence ATGACGCTCACGGAGCTCGCGGCGGACGCCGGGGCCGTGCCGGCCGGTGGGCCCGCCGAGGCGCCCGTGCGGCTCGGCGCCGCCGACGTCGCGCGGATGCTCGGCCTGCCCGAGCCGACACCCGAGCAGGTCGCCGTCATCGAGGCGCCGCTGGAGCCGTTGCTCGTCGTGGCCGGGGCGGGGTCGGGCAAGACGGAGACGATGTCGGCGCGGGTGGTCCACCTCATCGCGAACGGCCTCGTGCAGCCCGACCAGGTGCTCGGCCTGACCTTCACGCGCAAGGCGGCGGGGGAGCTGTCCGAGCGGGTCCGGCGCCGGCTGCGGGCGCTGCGGCTGGTCTCGCGCCGCGACCTGGACCAGCCCACGCTCGTCGTGCCGACGATCTCGACGTACAACTCCTACGCGGCCGGGCTCGTGGGCGACCACGCGCTCCGCCTCGGCATCGAGCCGTCGTCGCGCCTGCTCGGCGAGGCGGCGCGGTGGCAGCTCGCGCACGACGTCGTCGAGCACTGGGCCGGTGACCTGGACGTGGACCTCGCGCCGTCGACCGTCACGGCCGCCGTCCTCGACCTCGCGGGCGGGCTCGCCGAGCACCTCGTGGAGCCGGACCGGCTGCGCGACGAGGCGGCGCGGCTGGTCGACCGCCTCGCGGCGCTGCCGCCGGGCACGGCCCGCGCCAAGGACGAGAAGCTCGTGCGGGAGGTCGGCGCCTCGCTGGCCCTGCGCGCCCGGCTCGTCGACCTCGTCGAGGAGTTCACCGCGCGCAAGCGCGAGGGCGACCTCGTCGACTTCGCCGACCAGGTGGCCCTCGCCGCGCGCCTGGCCCGCGAGGTCCCCGACGTGGGCGCCGGTGAGCGGGCGCGCTTCGCCGTCGTGCTCCTGGACGAGTACCAGGACACCTCGGTGGCGCAGCTCAGCCTCCTGCGGCACCTCTTCGGCGGCGCTGGCGACGGCCTCGGGCACCCGGTCACCGCCGTCGGCGACCCCCACCAGTCGATCTACGGCTGGCGCGGCGCGAGCGCCGGGGGGCTCGAGCGCTTCCCGCTGGACTTCCCCCTGCGATCGGGGCCCGACGGCCCGGTCCCCGCGGCCCACCGCGCCCTGTCGACGTCGTGGCGCAACGACGAGCAGGTGCTGCGCGTCGCCAACGCGACGGCGGCCCCCCTGCGCGCGGCCGCGGAGCGGGGCGCCGGGGTGAGCCTGCCCGAGCTGCGGGCCCGGCCGGGCGCGGGCGCCGGTGAGGTCGTCGCCGCGTACCTGGAGACGATCGAGGACGAGGCGCGCGCGGTCGCGGAGTTCGTGCGCGAGCGACGGACCCGCCCCGACGACGGCACCGGGACCGCGGAGCCGCGGACGGCCGCGGTGCTGTGCCGCAAGCGCTCGCAGTTCGCGCCGCTGCAGGCGGCCCTGCTCGACGCCGGGCTGCCGGTCGAGGTGGTGGGCCTGGGCGGGCTGCTCAGCGCGCCCGAGGTGGTCGACCTGGTGGCGGCCCTGGAGGCGGCGCACGACCCGTCACGCGGCGACTCGCTGATGCGGCTGCTCACCGGCCCGCGGGCCCGGCTCGGCCTGGCGGACCTGCACGCGCTCGGCGACTGGTCGCGCGAGGCGGGCCAGGACCAGCACCCGCGGCAGGGACGCGGCACGAGCGGTCCCGACGTCCTCGACGAGCGGAGCATCGTCGACGCGCTCGACGCCCTGCCCCCCGCCGGCTGGGTGAGCCGTCGCGGACGCGAGCTGTCGGCGCCGGGTCGGGCGCGCCTGGCCGACCTCGGCACGCTGCTCCGGGCGCTGCGCGGGCTGACCTTCCTGCCGGTGGTCGACCTGGTCGCCGAGGCTGAGCGCCTGCTCGGGCTGGACATCGAGGTCGCGGCGCGCCCGGGCATCGCACCCGGCACCGCCCGGGCCAACCTCGACGCCTTCCGCTCGGTCGCTGCCGGGTTCAGCGACACGGAGGGCGGGACGCTGGGCGCGTTCCTCGCGTGGCTCGACGCGGCCCAGCGCGAGGAGCGCGGGCTGGAGGCCCCGGTCGGCGACATGGACCCCGGCGCGGTCCAGCTCCTGACCGTGCACGCCTCGAAGGGGCTCGAGTGGGACGTCGTGGCGGTGCCCGGCATGGTCGCGAAGACGTTCCCCATGAGCCCGCGCACGTCCGGCTGGGTCAAGGACCGCGGGGCCCTGCCGACGAGCCTGCGCGGCGACCGAGACAGCCTGCCGGACGTCGAGCTCTCGGTGGCGACGGACCGTCGTGACGCCGCGGAGCGGATCGAGCAGTACGTCGCCGACCACGGGGCCCACCAGCTGGACGAGGAGCGGCGGCTCGCGTATGTCGCCCTCACCCGCGCGCGGCGGCACCTGTTCGTGTCCGGGTCCGTGTGGCGCGACGCGCAGCGCCCGACGCCGCCGTCGGTGTTCCTCACCGAGGTGGTCGAGACCGTCGGTCCCGGTTGTGTCCTCGAGTGGGCGCCCGACCCGGCCGCGCCCGACGAGGACGGCGTGCCGCGCACGCCGCAGAAGCCGCCGCCGCCGGTCGCCGCCGCGCCGACGTGGCCCTCACCCGCGCCGTTCGGGGAGCGGCGGCACGCCGCCCTGGCGGCGGCCGCGGCGGCGGTGCGGTCCGGCGGCGGCGAGGGTCCGGCGCTCGGGACCGGTGCCGCGGGCCAGAGCGGTGCGCGTCCCGCCTCGGAGCTCGAGCAGACCGTGGAGCTGCTGCTCGAGGAGCGGCGCCGGGGCCGGGCGGAGCAGTCGGGCGTCGCCCTTCCCGCGCACCTGTCGGCGTCCGCCCTGGTCCGCCTCGCGGCTGACCGCGACGCGTTCGCGCTCCAGCTGCGCCGACCCGTGCCGCTCGCGCCGTCGACCCACGCCCGGCGGGGGACCGCGTTCCACGCCTGGGTCGAGCGGTACTACGGGCGCGCGGCCCTGGTCGACGTCGACGCGCTGCCCGGGGCTGGCGACGAGGCCGCCGACGTGCTCGACCTGGCCGCGCTGCAGGAGGCGTTCCTCGCGTCACCGTGGGCGTCGCGCACGCCGTCTGCGGTCGAGGTGGACGTCGAGACGCCCGTCGGCGGCGTCGTGCTGCGCTCGCGCATCGACGCTGTCTTCCCCGAGCCGGACGGCGGCGTGGTGGTGGTCGACTGGAAGACCGGCCGGCCGCCCGCCGACGCCGCGGGCGCTGCGGCGCGTGAGCTGCAGCTCGCCGTCTACCGCCTCGCGTGGTCGCGGTGGACCGGCAAGCCCCTCGACCGGGTGCGCGCGGCGTTCTTCTACGTCGCGGCGGGGGTCACGGTCCGCCCCGAGCGGCTGCTGGGCGCCGAGGAGCTCGAGTCGCTGCTGCGGGGCGGGGGTGGTGCGCCCTCCGCCTGA